From a single Pseudomonas triticicola genomic region:
- a CDS encoding formimidoylglutamate deiminase: MSAFFAERALLPEGWANNVRLEVSADGLLTRIQADSSADGAERLRGPLLPGMPNLHSHAFQRAMAGLAEVAGNPNDSFWTWRDLMYRLVGKISPDQLGIIARQLYIEMLKAGYTSVAEFHYVHHDSNGQPYADPAELALRISQAASESGIGLTLLPVLYSHSGFGGQTPNDGQRRFINSTENYLNLQARLQPLLAQQKAQSLGLCFHSLRAVTPQQISEVLAASDKQCPVHIHIAEQQKEVDDCLSWSGRRPLQWLYENTEVDQRWCLVHATHANPEEVTLMANSRAIAGLCLTTEANLGDGIFPAVDFLAQGGRMGIGSDSHVSLSVVEELRWLEYGQRLRDQRRNRLYGAQQPMVGRTLYDAALDGGAQALGQPIGALEVGKRADWIVLDGNDPYLATAAGDGILNRWLFAGGDRQVRDVLVNGQWVVRDGRHADEEHSARAFTRVLRDLLG, encoded by the coding sequence ATGTCCGCCTTCTTTGCCGAACGCGCACTGCTGCCTGAGGGATGGGCCAACAATGTACGTCTCGAGGTCAGCGCCGATGGCTTGTTGACCCGAATCCAGGCCGATTCCAGCGCAGACGGCGCCGAACGGCTGCGCGGGCCGTTGCTGCCGGGAATGCCCAATCTGCACTCCCACGCCTTCCAGCGTGCCATGGCTGGATTGGCCGAAGTGGCCGGCAACCCCAACGACAGTTTCTGGACCTGGCGCGATCTGATGTATCGCCTCGTCGGAAAAATCAGCCCGGATCAGCTCGGCATCATCGCCCGTCAGCTGTACATCGAAATGCTCAAGGCCGGTTACACCTCGGTCGCCGAATTTCACTATGTGCACCACGACAGCAACGGCCAACCGTACGCCGATCCGGCCGAGCTGGCCTTGCGCATCAGTCAGGCCGCCAGCGAAAGCGGAATCGGTCTGACCCTGCTGCCAGTGCTCTACAGTCATTCCGGTTTCGGTGGCCAGACGCCCAACGATGGCCAGCGTCGCTTTATCAACAGCACTGAAAACTATCTGAATCTGCAAGCGCGGTTGCAGCCGTTACTGGCGCAGCAAAAGGCGCAATCGCTGGGCCTGTGTTTCCACTCGTTGCGTGCGGTGACGCCGCAGCAGATCAGCGAAGTGTTGGCGGCCAGTGACAAACAATGCCCGGTGCACATCCACATCGCCGAGCAGCAGAAAGAAGTCGACGATTGCCTGAGCTGGAGCGGTCGCCGTCCGTTGCAATGGCTGTATGAAAATACTGAAGTCGATCAGCGCTGGTGCCTGGTCCACGCCACCCACGCCAACCCGGAAGAAGTCACGCTGATGGCCAACAGTCGCGCGATCGCCGGGCTGTGTCTGACCACTGAAGCGAATCTGGGTGACGGGATTTTCCCGGCGGTGGACTTTCTTGCCCAGGGCGGGCGCATGGGTATCGGTTCCGACAGCCATGTGTCGCTGAGCGTAGTGGAAGAGTTGCGCTGGCTGGAATATGGCCAGCGCCTGCGCGATCAGCGGCGTAATCGCTTGTATGGCGCGCAGCAGCCGATGGTCGGGCGCACCCTGTATGACGCGGCGCTGGACGGCGGCGCGCAAGCGCTGGGGCAGCCGATCGGCGCGCTGGAAGTGGGCAAGCGCGCGGACTGGATTGTGCTCGATGGCAACGATCCGTATCTGGCGACGGCTGCGGGGGACGGGATTCTCAATCGCTGGTTGTTCGCCGGCGGCGATCGCCAGGTGCGTGATGTGCTGGTCAATGGTCAGTGGGTGGTGCGCGATGGACGGCATGCCGACGAAGAGCACAGCGCCCGAGCCTTCACCCGGGTCCTGCGCGATCTTTTAGGGTAA
- a CDS encoding lipocalin family protein, producing MKRLLLILFAGLVLAGCATSGVDPLAPKTVNSVNLKRYQGTWYELARLPMYFQRHCAQSEAHYTLKPDGNVGVLNRCLTPEWQWEEAKGTAYPQVPGKTDKLWVEFDNWFSRLVPGVAKGEYWVLYVSDDYKTAIVGDPSRKYLWLLSRTPTVNGVVREELLSKARQQGYDTTRLIWRASDRQMAKTSN from the coding sequence ATGAAGCGGTTATTGCTGATCCTTTTTGCTGGCCTGGTACTGGCTGGCTGCGCCACTTCCGGCGTCGACCCGTTGGCGCCCAAGACCGTCAACAGCGTCAATCTCAAGCGTTATCAGGGCACTTGGTATGAACTGGCACGCTTGCCGATGTACTTCCAGCGCCACTGTGCGCAATCCGAAGCCCATTACACCCTCAAGCCTGACGGTAATGTCGGCGTGCTCAACCGTTGCCTGACCCCGGAGTGGCAGTGGGAAGAGGCCAAGGGCACGGCTTATCCACAAGTGCCGGGCAAGACCGACAAGCTCTGGGTCGAATTCGATAACTGGTTCTCGCGCCTGGTGCCGGGTGTGGCAAAGGGCGAGTACTGGGTGTTGTACGTCAGCGACGACTACAAGACCGCCATCGTCGGCGATCCGAGTCGCAAGTACCTGTGGCTGCTGTCACGCACACCGACCGTCAACGGTGTAGTGCGCGAAGAATTGCTGAGCAAGGCGCGTCAGCAGGGTTACGACACCACACGCCTGATCTGGCGCGCGTCGGATCGGCAGATGGCCAAGACATCCAATTAA
- a CDS encoding methyl-accepting chemotaxis protein, which translates to MTRNMKFSHKILLAAALVVAVAFACFIFFNDYRQRQALSSSTEATMQELGSLTTSNIQTWLESRIQLLQSLSQQVAVDGNAPASLKRIIDLPAYTGNFQLSYFGGADGVMFSVPAGNRAPDYDPRARGWYKAANSAQQTIVTEPYIAASSGKLVITVATPVQRQGQMLGVAGADIDLTSVSAIINSLNFGGHGHAFIVSAEGKILIHPDSKLVLKTLAEAYPNGAPQVSPGLKEVEFDGKTQLISFTRVNGVPSADWYVALVLDKDTAFSMLSEFRTSALIAMVIAVLIIIGLLGMLIRVLMQPLLTMGRAMHDIAEGEGDLTKRLVIHGNDEFGALGTSFNRFVERIHTSIREVSSATGQVNEVALRVVAASNSSMYNSDQQASRTNSVAAAINQLGAAAQEIAQNAALASQHSSDARSLAVDGQQVVDKTIQAMQQLSAKISDSCGNIETLNSNTVNIGQILEVITSISQQTNLLALNAAIEAARAGEAGRGFAVVADEVRNLAHRTQDSAQQVQKMIEELQVGARQAVTIMTESQRESESSVGIANQAGERLGSVTQRIGEIDGMNQSVATATEEQTAVVESINVDINEINTLNQEGVENLQATLRACSDLEQQAARLKHLVGSFRI; encoded by the coding sequence ATGACCAGAAACATGAAATTCAGCCACAAGATTCTGCTGGCTGCTGCCCTTGTGGTGGCCGTTGCGTTCGCCTGTTTCATCTTCTTCAACGACTATCGCCAGCGTCAGGCCTTGAGCAGCAGCACCGAAGCGACCATGCAGGAGCTGGGCAGCCTGACCACCAGCAACATTCAGACGTGGCTGGAAAGCCGCATCCAACTGCTGCAATCGCTGTCGCAGCAAGTCGCCGTCGACGGCAACGCGCCCGCCAGCCTCAAGCGCATCATTGACCTGCCCGCCTACACCGGCAATTTCCAGCTCAGCTATTTCGGTGGCGCTGACGGTGTGATGTTCTCGGTGCCGGCCGGCAACCGCGCGCCGGACTACGATCCGCGGGCGCGCGGCTGGTACAAAGCCGCCAATAGCGCACAGCAGACCATCGTCACCGAACCGTACATTGCCGCTTCGTCGGGCAAGCTGGTGATCACCGTCGCCACGCCGGTGCAGCGTCAGGGCCAGATGCTCGGCGTGGCCGGGGCCGACATCGATCTGACCAGCGTCAGCGCGATCATCAACTCGCTGAACTTCGGCGGCCACGGTCACGCATTCATCGTCAGCGCCGAAGGCAAGATTCTGATTCACCCGGACAGCAAACTGGTGCTCAAGACCCTCGCCGAGGCCTATCCGAACGGCGCGCCTCAAGTCAGCCCGGGCCTGAAAGAAGTCGAGTTCGACGGCAAGACCCAGTTGATTTCCTTCACTCGCGTCAACGGCGTGCCATCGGCTGACTGGTACGTGGCACTGGTGCTCGACAAAGACACCGCGTTCTCGATGCTCAGCGAATTCCGCACCTCGGCGCTGATCGCCATGGTCATCGCCGTGCTGATCATCATCGGCCTGCTTGGCATGCTGATTCGCGTGCTGATGCAGCCACTGCTGACCATGGGCCGCGCGATGCATGACATCGCTGAAGGCGAAGGCGACCTGACCAAGCGTCTGGTGATTCACGGCAACGATGAATTCGGCGCGCTGGGCACTTCGTTCAACCGCTTCGTCGAACGCATTCATACGTCGATCCGCGAAGTGTCCTCGGCTACCGGCCAGGTCAACGAAGTCGCTTTGCGCGTGGTCGCGGCATCGAACTCGTCGATGTACAACTCCGACCAACAGGCCAGCCGCACCAACAGCGTCGCCGCCGCGATCAATCAGCTCGGCGCCGCCGCCCAGGAAATCGCACAAAACGCCGCCCTCGCCTCGCAACACTCCAGCGATGCGCGCAGCCTCGCGGTCGATGGCCAGCAGGTGGTGGATAAAACCATTCAGGCCATGCAGCAACTGTCGGCAAAGATCAGCGATTCCTGCGGCAACATCGAAACCCTTAACAGCAACACGGTGAACATCGGCCAGATTCTCGAAGTGATCACCAGCATCTCCCAGCAGACCAACCTGCTCGCACTCAACGCCGCCATCGAAGCCGCGCGCGCCGGTGAAGCCGGACGCGGTTTCGCCGTGGTCGCCGACGAGGTGCGCAACCTCGCGCACCGCACCCAGGATTCGGCGCAGCAAGTGCAGAAGATGATCGAAGAGTTGCAGGTCGGCGCACGTCAGGCAGTAACCATCATGACCGAGAGCCAGCGCGAGAGCGAAAGCAGCGTCGGCATCGCCAACCAGGCCGGCGAGCGCCTGGGCAGCGTGACCCAGCGCATCGGCGAAATCGACGGCATGAACCAGTCGGTGGCCACCGCGACCGAAGAACAGACAGCCGTGGTCGAGTCGATCAACGTTGATATCAACGAGATCAACACGCTGAATCAGGAAGGCGTGGAGAACTTGCAGGCGACATTGCGCGCCTGTTCGGATCTTGAGCAGCAGGCGGCGCGGTTGAAGCATCTGGTCGGCAGCTTCAGGATCTAA
- a CDS encoding DUF924 family protein, whose product MTAPWQPLLDWWFGHAESPNAVAAEKGKLWFGKRNSQDLEAQTRFGVFVDQALAGELTEWTQCPEGWLAVVLLLDQLPRMIYRDTPKAFSGDLLAQKLVAQGIAADFDRQLKPIQRVFIYLVFEHCENLAVQNEAVSRFIELVAEQPESERAVFADNLDYAERHRKVIAQFGRFPHRNSVLGRESTAEELEFLSRPGSRF is encoded by the coding sequence ATGACTGCACCCTGGCAGCCGTTGCTTGACTGGTGGTTCGGACACGCTGAATCACCGAATGCAGTAGCGGCCGAAAAGGGCAAGTTGTGGTTCGGCAAGCGAAACAGCCAGGACCTCGAAGCGCAGACGCGTTTCGGGGTCTTTGTCGATCAGGCCCTGGCCGGCGAATTGACCGAGTGGACGCAATGTCCCGAAGGTTGGCTGGCGGTGGTGCTGTTGCTTGATCAACTGCCACGCATGATCTATCGCGACACCCCAAAAGCCTTTTCCGGTGATCTGCTCGCACAGAAGCTCGTCGCCCAAGGCATTGCAGCGGATTTCGATCGGCAGTTGAAACCGATTCAGCGGGTATTCATTTATCTGGTATTCGAACACTGCGAAAACCTCGCAGTGCAGAACGAAGCCGTTTCCAGATTTATTGAATTGGTGGCTGAACAGCCAGAGTCGGAGCGGGCGGTGTTTGCCGATAACCTGGACTATGCCGAGCGGCATCGGAAGGTGATTGCGCAGTTTGGAAGATTTCCGCACCGCAATTCGGTGTTGGGGCGGGAGTCTACGGCTGAGGAGTTGGAGTTTCTGTCCAGGCCCGGTTCAAGATTCTGA
- a CDS encoding class 1 fructose-bisphosphatase: MSRVTLSRYLIEQTRSNNTPADLRFLIEVVARACKEISHAVSKGALGGVLGSMGTENVQGEVQKKLDVLSNEILLEANEWGGHLAGMASEEMDNAYQIPGKYPKGAYLLVFDPLDGSSNIDINAPVGTIFSVLRCPNEYLSQNEPLNEKAFLQPGTQQVAAGYAIYGPQTMLVLTLGDGVKGFTLDREMGSFVLTHEDITIPETTQEFAINMSNQRHWEAPVQRYVGELLAGEEGPLKKNYNMRWVAAMVADVHRILTRGGLFMYPRDSREPSKPGKLRLMYEANPMSFLVEQAGGASTDGHQRILDIQPEGLHQRVAVFLGSKEEVARATAYHKE; the protein is encoded by the coding sequence ATGTCCCGCGTTACCTTGAGTCGCTATTTGATTGAGCAGACCCGCAGCAACAACACTCCTGCCGATCTGCGCTTTTTGATCGAAGTGGTGGCGCGTGCCTGCAAGGAGATCAGCCACGCCGTGTCCAAAGGCGCCCTGGGTGGTGTTCTGGGCAGCATGGGCACCGAGAACGTGCAAGGCGAAGTGCAGAAGAAGCTCGACGTGCTGTCGAACGAGATCCTCCTCGAAGCCAACGAATGGGGCGGTCACCTGGCCGGCATGGCGTCCGAAGAAATGGACAATGCCTACCAGATCCCGGGCAAATACCCGAAGGGCGCATACCTGCTGGTCTTCGACCCACTCGACGGCTCGTCGAACATCGACATCAACGCCCCGGTCGGCACGATCTTCTCGGTACTGCGTTGCCCGAACGAATACCTGAGCCAGAACGAGCCACTGAACGAAAAAGCGTTCCTGCAGCCAGGCACCCAGCAAGTGGCCGCCGGTTACGCCATCTACGGCCCGCAGACCATGCTGGTGCTGACCCTGGGCGACGGCGTCAAAGGCTTCACCCTCGATCGCGAAATGGGCAGCTTCGTCCTGACTCACGAAGACATCACCATCCCGGAAACTACCCAGGAATTCGCCATCAACATGTCCAACCAGCGCCACTGGGAAGCCCCGGTGCAGCGCTATGTCGGCGAGCTGCTGGCCGGTGAAGAAGGCCCGCTGAAGAAGAACTACAACATGCGTTGGGTCGCGGCGATGGTTGCCGACGTACACCGCATCCTGACCCGTGGCGGTCTGTTCATGTACCCGCGCGACAGCCGCGAGCCGTCGAAACCGGGCAAGCTGCGCCTGATGTACGAAGCCAACCCGATGTCGTTCCTCGTCGAACAAGCCGGCGGCGCGTCCACTGACGGCCACCAGCGCATTCTCGACATCCAGCCGGAAGGCCTGCACCAGCGCGTTGCAGTGTTCCTCGGCTCGAAAGAAGAAGTCGCACGCGCCACGGCTTACCACAAGGAATAA
- a CDS encoding DUF3999 domain-containing protein, which yields MSRMLNLGWLALGVVMVAGAQEKPADFATQVPLTVSGNGPWYRLDLPLSAQLQARQTDLSDLRVFNAAGEAQAYALARESAQTRDDGKLHEVKWFPLYNAADASERAPNVRVQSTTNGTLVEVQPSSQLEAGEEVLRGWLLDASAIKAPLQQLILDWTSERDGFQRFSIEASDDLQHWQSWGEGQVARLTFSDERIEQHEVTLPGQTARYVRLLWESPGSAPVLTSAQLKSSDPRDLPLPLVWSPSVAGSSSKSGEYTWQLPMGLNVERVQVELKQPNSLAPVTLAGRRESNLPWQTLSSGLLYRLSQNNQDVVQNEIPLSGQTVQQLKLTVDERGGGLGEQAPDLKYAVRATQVIFLARGEGPYSLALGNATVKTANLPLATLIPDFKPEKLASLGKATVQDEAVATQTSTTTTAAVAGTNWKKFGLWAVLLLSVVFLAAMAFSLLRKPPANT from the coding sequence TTGAGTCGCATGCTGAATCTGGGGTGGTTGGCGCTGGGCGTGGTGATGGTCGCCGGCGCTCAGGAAAAACCGGCGGACTTCGCCACGCAAGTGCCGTTGACGGTGAGCGGCAATGGCCCGTGGTATCGCCTCGACCTGCCGCTGAGCGCGCAATTGCAGGCGCGCCAGACCGATCTCAGCGATTTGCGTGTGTTCAACGCCGCCGGCGAAGCGCAGGCCTACGCCTTGGCTCGCGAGTCGGCGCAGACCCGTGACGACGGCAAGCTGCACGAGGTCAAGTGGTTCCCGCTGTACAACGCCGCTGACGCCAGCGAACGTGCGCCGAACGTGCGCGTGCAGTCGACCACCAACGGCACGCTGGTCGAAGTGCAACCGTCCTCGCAACTGGAGGCGGGCGAAGAAGTGCTGCGCGGCTGGCTGCTTGATGCCAGTGCGATCAAGGCACCGTTGCAGCAGTTGATCCTCGACTGGACCAGCGAGCGCGACGGTTTCCAGCGTTTCAGCATCGAGGCCAGCGACGATCTGCAGCACTGGCAGTCATGGGGCGAGGGCCAAGTGGCACGGCTGACCTTTTCCGATGAGCGCATCGAACAGCACGAAGTGACCCTGCCGGGGCAGACCGCGCGCTATGTGCGCCTGTTGTGGGAGTCGCCGGGTTCGGCGCCCGTCCTGACGTCGGCGCAATTGAAGAGCAGCGACCCGCGCGACCTGCCGCTGCCTTTGGTGTGGTCGCCCAGCGTGGCCGGCAGCAGCAGCAAATCCGGGGAATACACCTGGCAGTTGCCGATGGGGCTGAATGTCGAGCGGGTGCAGGTTGAGCTGAAACAGCCGAACAGTCTGGCGCCAGTCACGTTGGCCGGCCGGAGGGAGAGCAACTTGCCGTGGCAGACGCTGAGCAGCGGTTTGCTGTATCGCCTGAGCCAGAACAATCAGGACGTGGTGCAGAACGAAATCCCGCTGTCCGGGCAGACCGTGCAGCAACTCAAGCTGACCGTGGATGAGCGCGGCGGCGGGTTGGGTGAGCAGGCGCCGGACCTGAAATATGCGGTGCGCGCCACGCAAGTGATCTTCCTCGCCCGGGGCGAAGGGCCGTACAGCCTGGCCTTGGGCAATGCCACGGTGAAAACGGCGAACCTGCCGCTGGCAACGTTGATTCCGGACTTCAAGCCAGAAAAGCTGGCGAGCCTGGGCAAGGCGACGGTGCAGGACGAAGCAGTGGCCACGCAAACCTCAACGACGACGACGGCTGCGGTGGCCGGGACTAACTGGAAGAAGTTCGGCTTGTGGGCGGTGTTGCTGCTCAGTGTGGTGTTTCTCGCAGCGATGGCGTTCAGCCTGTTGCGCAAACCGCCAGCCAATACCTGA
- a CDS encoding DUF2339 domain-containing protein, which produces MQWMFMLIGLVLGGLLDESFSGALLGALLGLVIGQALRIARLGSQAAEQQRQLEQVREALQGVAQRLFVLEGSPSHAPAPSPETEPVAEPVDMAEQAALTPELIWELPPELEPISAVVRETSQPLPADVWRAEPAPAAPPQQPAHPRGPNLIERGISAARNWLFGGNTVLRVGVVLLFFGLAFLLRYATEGMVVPIELRYAGVAAAALALLALGWWLRRRNSNYALMLQGTGIAVLYLTVFAAMRLHPLLDPSAALGLLVAVTVFSAILAITQDALGLAAAAALGGFAAPILTSTGEGNHVALFSYFALLNAGILAIAWFKAWRLLNLIGFVGTFGIGFAWGLRSYTPELLWSTEPFLIVFFLMYLAIGLLFARRKLRDLPDAPAEADREALLQWSARKGDYVDGTMLFGPPIIGFGLQFALVQHLEFAAAFSALALGMIYMALAKVLMGGRAMLLGETCLALGVIFASLAIPLGLDARWTSAAWAVEGAGIFWLGLRQRRPFARAFALLLQLGSALAFLSQLQPGESSLLDGAPLGALMLGAALLFSFFQLRKATPEQTSPWERQGLPVLACLGLTFLYLLAPLFLFIQGTAISWALAGLATLFVGLRIQSRTFLFTAFAVQLLGGALFLLRLQTAGEDSAAVFSAGWSGLLSASLIGLALIGGMLLAARDEMVRGDVRLLRGLSVVLLAGLVLINLAVLFVLPWQTASAVWAASGLLIIWLSLYLQQRLSFVFGLLLQVVGGAAFLLAGPEWLGPLSSEGLQPLAHGGFWTPLVLGLAALIGAWRLQLGNHATAFDALSLQRLSQVLLVWGAGWWTLAWVSEILRFASPNLQGTLLLLVAAISVALWTILSLRLKWPALGLLCTSLIPAAALVLLGAWHSRYHPAADFGWLAWPALFVVHFFSLRRLGSMLPARALSVAHVLGCWLLIGVLALELRYGLLLLSEQYNAWRWLGWAILPSLYLLLMAAPRTWPWPVAAFAREYRLYAAAPLAVLMLAWFWLANGVSDGNAEPLPYVPLLNPLELGLLFALFGVYVWSRSAVAQLSIRQDHADHATQLIAGVSLFAFCTALVTRAAHHWAGIPFELDQLLASMLVQAGLSIVWTLMALGLMIGGHLRHRREVWLIGAALIALVVAKLIFVELSNRGGLARIVSFIGVGVLLLVVGYFAPLPPKRVEAEPAADKPAPETEGVAS; this is translated from the coding sequence ATGCAATGGATGTTCATGTTGATCGGGCTGGTGCTCGGTGGACTGCTCGACGAGTCGTTCAGTGGCGCGCTGTTGGGTGCGCTGCTGGGGCTGGTCATCGGCCAGGCGCTGCGCATTGCGCGCCTTGGCTCGCAGGCGGCGGAGCAACAGCGTCAACTCGAGCAGGTGCGCGAAGCCTTGCAAGGCGTGGCTCAGCGGCTGTTTGTGCTGGAGGGTTCGCCCTCGCATGCGCCTGCGCCGTCACCTGAAACCGAGCCAGTCGCCGAACCTGTCGACATGGCTGAGCAGGCTGCCCTGACCCCTGAACTGATCTGGGAACTGCCTCCCGAACTCGAACCGATTTCCGCCGTCGTCCGCGAAACCAGCCAGCCGCTGCCCGCCGATGTCTGGCGCGCCGAACCGGCTCCTGCTGCACCGCCACAACAACCTGCCCACCCCCGTGGCCCGAACCTGATCGAACGCGGCATCAGCGCTGCGCGCAACTGGCTGTTTGGCGGCAATACAGTGCTGCGCGTCGGTGTGGTGCTGCTGTTTTTCGGTCTGGCATTTTTACTGCGTTACGCCACCGAAGGCATGGTGGTGCCGATCGAGTTGCGGTACGCCGGCGTCGCGGCAGCGGCGTTGGCTCTGCTTGCGCTGGGCTGGTGGTTGCGCCGACGCAACAGCAACTATGCATTGATGCTGCAAGGCACCGGGATCGCGGTGTTGTACCTGACGGTGTTTGCGGCGATGCGTCTGCATCCGTTGCTTGATCCGTCCGCTGCACTCGGTTTGCTGGTCGCGGTGACGGTGTTCTCGGCCATTCTGGCAATTACCCAGGACGCGCTGGGGCTGGCGGCAGCGGCGGCACTCGGTGGTTTCGCCGCGCCGATTCTCACTTCTACCGGCGAAGGCAATCACGTCGCACTGTTCAGCTATTTCGCTCTGCTCAACGCCGGCATTCTTGCTATCGCCTGGTTCAAGGCCTGGCGCCTGCTCAACCTTATCGGCTTCGTCGGCACCTTCGGTATCGGTTTCGCCTGGGGTCTGCGTTCATACACGCCGGAACTGCTGTGGAGCACCGAGCCGTTCCTGATTGTGTTTTTCCTCATGTACCTCGCCATCGGCCTGCTGTTCGCCCGGCGCAAATTGCGCGACCTGCCTGATGCCCCGGCGGAGGCTGATCGCGAGGCGCTGCTGCAATGGTCTGCACGCAAGGGTGATTACGTCGACGGCACCATGCTGTTCGGCCCGCCGATCATTGGCTTCGGTTTGCAGTTCGCCTTGGTCCAGCACCTCGAATTTGCGGCGGCGTTCAGTGCGTTGGCGCTGGGCATGATCTATATGGCGCTGGCCAAAGTTTTGATGGGCGGGCGCGCGATGCTGCTGGGCGAAACCTGCCTGGCGCTGGGAGTGATTTTCGCCAGCCTGGCGATTCCGCTGGGGCTGGATGCGCGCTGGACTTCTGCGGCGTGGGCCGTGGAAGGCGCGGGAATTTTCTGGCTCGGGTTGCGTCAGCGTCGACCGTTTGCCCGGGCCTTTGCCTTACTGCTGCAACTGGGTTCGGCACTGGCGTTTCTCAGCCAGTTGCAGCCCGGCGAGAGCAGCCTGCTCGACGGCGCACCGCTGGGCGCGCTGATGCTTGGCGCCGCGCTGCTGTTCAGTTTCTTCCAACTGCGCAAGGCTACGCCCGAGCAGACATCGCCGTGGGAAAGGCAAGGCCTGCCAGTGCTGGCGTGTCTGGGCCTGACGTTCCTGTATTTGCTGGCGCCGTTGTTCCTGTTCATCCAGGGCACGGCGATCAGTTGGGCCTTGGCGGGTTTGGCAACGTTGTTTGTCGGCTTGCGGATTCAATCACGCACATTCCTGTTCACCGCATTCGCCGTGCAGTTGCTGGGCGGCGCGTTATTTCTGTTGCGCCTGCAAACGGCAGGCGAAGATTCGGCGGCGGTGTTCAGCGCTGGCTGGAGCGGTTTGCTCAGTGCGTCCTTGATCGGTCTGGCCTTGATTGGCGGCATGCTGCTGGCGGCGCGGGACGAGATGGTGCGCGGCGATGTGCGCCTGCTGCGCGGCTTGTCGGTGGTGCTGCTGGCCGGCTTGGTGCTGATCAATCTGGCGGTGCTGTTCGTGCTGCCGTGGCAAACTGCGAGTGCAGTGTGGGCGGCCAGCGGTTTGCTGATCATCTGGCTGAGCCTGTACCTGCAACAGCGTCTGAGTTTCGTTTTCGGGCTGCTGTTGCAGGTGGTCGGCGGCGCGGCGTTTCTGCTCGCCGGCCCCGAATGGCTCGGGCCGTTGTCTAGCGAAGGATTGCAACCATTGGCCCATGGCGGCTTCTGGACACCGCTGGTGCTGGGGCTGGCCGCGCTGATCGGTGCGTGGCGCTTGCAATTGGGCAACCATGCCACGGCTTTTGATGCCTTGAGTTTGCAGCGCTTGTCGCAAGTGCTGCTGGTCTGGGGCGCCGGTTGGTGGACGCTGGCGTGGGTCAGCGAAATCCTGCGTTTCGCCTCGCCGAACCTGCAAGGCACATTGTTGCTGCTGGTCGCTGCGATCAGTGTGGCGCTGTGGACGATTTTGTCACTGCGCTTGAAATGGCCGGCGCTGGGGTTGCTCTGCACCTCACTGATTCCGGCGGCGGCGCTGGTTTTGCTCGGCGCTTGGCATTCGCGCTACCACCCGGCCGCCGACTTCGGCTGGCTGGCGTGGCCGGCGCTGTTCGTGGTGCACTTCTTCAGCCTGCGCCGCTTGGGGTCCATGTTGCCGGCGCGCGCATTGAGCGTGGCCCATGTGCTCGGTTGCTGGCTGCTGATTGGCGTGCTGGCGCTGGAGTTGCGTTACGGCCTGCTGCTGTTGTCCGAGCAATACAATGCCTGGCGCTGGTTGGGTTGGGCGATTCTGCCGAGCCTCTATCTGTTGCTGATGGCTGCTCCCCGAACGTGGCCGTGGCCGGTGGCCGCGTTTGCCCGCGAGTACCGCTTGTATGCGGCGGCACCGCTGGCGGTGCTGATGCTGGCGTGGTTCTGGCTGGCCAATGGCGTCAGCGATGGCAATGCCGAACCGTTGCCTTACGTGCCGCTGCTCAACCCATTGGAGCTGGGGCTGCTGTTTGCGCTGTTCGGCGTTTATGTCTGGTCGCGCAGCGCCGTTGCGCAGTTGTCGATCCGTCAGGATCATGCCGACCACGCCACGCAACTGATCGCCGGGGTTTCGCTGTTCGCCTTCTGCACCGCGCTGGTCACCCGCGCGGCGCATCACTGGGCCGGCATCCCGTTCGAGCTTGATCAACTGCTCGCGTCGATGCTGGTGCAGGCCGGCCTGTCGATCGTCTGGACGTTGATGGCGCTGGGGCTGATGATCGGCGGCCATCTGCGTCATCGCCGCGAAGTGTGGCTGATCGGCGCGGCGCTGATTGCGCTGGTGGTGGCCAAACTGATTTTTGTCGAACTGAGCAACCGTGGCGGCCTCGCCCGGATCGTCTCGTTTATCGGTGTCGGCGTATTGCTGCTGGTGGTGGGCTACTTCGCGCCGCTGCCACCCAAGCGCGTCGAGGCTGAACCGGCGGCGGACAAACCCGCGCCGGAAACCGAAGGAGTTGCATCTTGA